The following are encoded in a window of Bacillus sp. SORGH_AS_0510 genomic DNA:
- a CDS encoding SWIM zinc finger family protein codes for MELTPVSENIELFSEQLRELLHSSVTEDAKLVSKGLMLYRQGLVKQVQIFHDEKVTSTVQDVTPCYVKLILSFLSESSCSCPAEGFCRHQMATFFAVYAQFGSVADWVTEWREPAREQAAISSWGMQTAKDLVKANGVLKPEYSRWVQSFEASFDTLLASKKYTSPYVVPELFGIYERRVHASAPVEQEWRLLYEMVWIVVSFRKLAVLSDQLEHSADVVKRAYLHLFQNLMEDAHELAVKIGVQSLPFAFDEFIEKLKDDAFDLLTCTSGIEYERIYLYRLLWVQFFKKKEWREAEVVKIQARLKELHDWENPAPLMVAGIHINLLLGDDEAALKQVGLFDDAVIVPYLLYWIDYLSGLKAWRRVGTLIELFLQKIKAYLEELGGYHSCVSFVRDALRAVTPYCTESDRADLIERALLQTLPYSFREYEYMLFERGQYDRWGELQAFIGLNFYDLPKERLKLIEKERPEVLLGMLHQTAQKEIDQKNRSSYKLAVRHLKKLRTLYKKLKRVDDWEYFMETLLERTKRLRAFHEECKRSKLIES; via the coding sequence ATGGAGTTGACGCCGGTTAGTGAAAATATTGAACTCTTCTCGGAACAGTTGCGGGAGTTGCTGCACTCGAGTGTGACGGAGGATGCGAAGCTTGTGTCCAAGGGATTGATGTTGTACCGGCAAGGGCTGGTGAAGCAGGTACAAATTTTCCATGATGAAAAGGTAACCTCGACGGTCCAGGACGTCACGCCTTGCTACGTGAAGCTCATCCTGTCGTTTTTATCGGAGAGCTCGTGCTCGTGTCCGGCGGAGGGCTTTTGCCGGCATCAGATGGCGACCTTTTTTGCGGTGTATGCCCAGTTTGGCAGTGTCGCGGATTGGGTGACAGAGTGGCGCGAACCGGCCCGGGAGCAGGCGGCGATTTCCTCATGGGGTATGCAGACGGCGAAGGACCTCGTGAAGGCGAACGGTGTGTTGAAGCCGGAGTACAGTCGTTGGGTGCAGTCGTTCGAGGCGAGCTTTGACACGTTGTTGGCTTCGAAAAAATATACGAGCCCATATGTGGTTCCAGAACTGTTTGGCATCTACGAGCGGCGCGTTCATGCGAGTGCCCCGGTCGAGCAGGAATGGCGCTTGTTATATGAAATGGTTTGGATTGTGGTGTCGTTCCGGAAGCTGGCGGTGCTGAGCGATCAGCTTGAGCATAGTGCAGATGTCGTGAAGCGGGCGTATTTGCATTTATTCCAGAACCTGATGGAGGATGCGCATGAGCTGGCGGTGAAGATTGGTGTGCAGTCGCTGCCGTTTGCCTTTGATGAGTTTATTGAAAAATTGAAGGACGATGCGTTTGACCTGTTGACGTGTACAAGTGGAATTGAGTATGAGCGGATTTATTTGTATCGCTTGTTGTGGGTGCAATTTTTCAAGAAGAAGGAATGGCGTGAGGCGGAGGTTGTAAAGATTCAGGCCCGGTTGAAAGAGCTGCACGATTGGGAGAATCCGGCGCCGTTAATGGTGGCCGGGATTCATATTAACTTGTTGCTCGGGGATGATGAGGCGGCGTTGAAGCAGGTTGGGCTGTTTGACGATGCCGTGATTGTGCCGTATCTGTTGTATTGGATTGATTATTTAAGCGGGTTGAAGGCGTGGCGCCGGGTAGGCACGTTGATTGAGTTGTTTTTGCAAAAAATCAAGGCGTATCTGGAGGAGCTCGGCGGCTATCATAGTTGTGTGTCGTTCGTTCGGGATGCACTTCGGGCGGTGACGCCTTATTGTACGGAGTCGGACCGGGCAGATTTGATTGAGCGTGCGTTGTTGCAGACGTTGCCCTATAGTTTCCGCGAGTATGAATATATGTTGTTCGAGCGCGGGCAGTATGACCGCTGGGGCGAGCTCCAGGCGTTTATCGGCTTGAATTTCTATGATTTGCCGAAGGAACGGTTAAAGTTGATTGAGAAGGAACGGCCCGAGGTGCTGTTGGGGATGCTTCACCAAACGGCACAGAAGGAGATTGACCAGAAGAACCGGAGCAGCTACAAGTTGGCGGTGCGCCATTTGAAGAAGTTACGGACGCTGTACAAGAAACTAAAGCGTGTGGATGATTGGGAGTACTTTATGGAAACCCTACTTGAGCGGACGAAACGGTTGCGGGCGTTCCACGAGGAGTGTAAGCGGAGTAAGCTGATCGAAAGCTAA
- a CDS encoding Ig-like domain-containing protein, whose product MGKKLVITVLCFLLVLQGGGFVQAGALNSTQLVKTNAADDTNAPVLENFTVLPEYPAIGGTLTMTAKVSDESGVSRVTAILHNFTEKEFEMTLNQETGLWQVDIPIDSYALVGTWNLYVRMYDTVANNTLKSCDEFVDYIVISNQAHRDMDPPIIRSISLNPMPVVVEDPFTIRVKIEEEESGVASVEGELSDGKRDSAVTIPLSYDSNTDEWVATYTYPENTPLNEKYLFIKVRDGAGNFNQSGILFYPKSKYTDETPPDRPIVNEITDKDTVVTGQAEPGSIVKVWNNATIGTATTGIDGQFSVAIPAQPAHSRILVTAYDHAGNSSDSAILFVKDKTPPAKPIVNEVTDANEVLTGKAEPWGTVQVKIAGKLLDTTPVDGHGDFEFVFPWVNHTPLQPAGTELSVTALDREGNESEPTVVVVKDATPPKGPYIYLVTDQDTQISGWTDSVATIEVKADDVLLGSTTCEKNVTFSIPIPQQKAGTILKITATDLAGNVSVTQKTVLDRTPPEQPHVKKVTDQDTVVTGEAEAGSRIDVEGNTVLGTAITGTDGKFSVTIPRQEADTQLAIYAWDAAGNRSPIEYVRVADGTPPLPPVVNEVSDMDTVVNGKAEIYSTVEVKVNGVVIGSTMTYHDQFSVNIPSQPAGTELTITATDRLGNVSPAATVTVVKSKPVLMGWVEENGKMYYYDPVTHVKKTGWFTVGMSKYFFDLTTGTMQVGWMKEGATWYYFRDDGEMVTGWVLDRGTRYYLNSSGAMQTGWVKDGTGWFFFNNSGAMQTGWLKVGKVWYYLNSNGSMQTGWLWWGKGWYYFKGSGAMATGWAKVGATWYYFNSSGTMVTGWLKSGRQWYYLNSSGAMVTGWAKIAGKSYYFYSNGVLK is encoded by the coding sequence ATGGGCAAAAAGCTAGTCATTACAGTTCTGTGCTTCCTGCTAGTTTTACAAGGGGGAGGGTTTGTACAGGCAGGTGCCTTAAATAGTACTCAACTGGTAAAAACTAATGCTGCAGATGATACTAATGCTCCTGTGCTTGAAAACTTCACGGTCTTGCCAGAATATCCAGCAATCGGTGGCACGCTTACCATGACGGCAAAAGTTTCCGATGAATCCGGGGTAAGTAGGGTAACGGCCATTCTACACAATTTCACGGAAAAAGAATTCGAGATGACGCTCAACCAGGAAACGGGGTTATGGCAGGTCGATATTCCAATTGACAGTTATGCCCTGGTGGGAACATGGAATTTGTATGTAAGGATGTATGATACGGTTGCAAACAACACATTAAAGTCTTGTGATGAATTTGTGGACTACATAGTGATATCAAACCAGGCACATAGAGACATGGATCCTCCTATAATCCGGTCTATTTCTCTTAATCCCATGCCAGTCGTAGTAGAAGACCCCTTTACCATCCGTGTAAAAATAGAGGAGGAAGAATCGGGAGTGGCGTCCGTGGAGGGAGAACTATCGGATGGGAAGAGGGACAGTGCAGTAACGATCCCGCTTTCATACGATAGCAACACCGATGAATGGGTAGCAACCTACACCTATCCTGAAAACACACCACTTAATGAAAAATACTTATTTATTAAGGTCCGGGATGGGGCTGGCAATTTCAATCAAAGTGGCATCCTCTTTTACCCAAAAAGCAAATATACAGATGAAACGCCACCTGACAGGCCGATTGTCAATGAAATCACCGACAAAGATACAGTCGTTACTGGGCAGGCGGAGCCAGGTTCTATTGTTAAAGTGTGGAATAATGCCACGATTGGAACGGCGACAACAGGAATCGACGGCCAATTTTCGGTCGCGATTCCTGCGCAGCCAGCTCACAGCAGGATTCTCGTAACCGCCTATGATCATGCAGGAAATAGCAGTGATTCTGCGATTCTCTTTGTAAAAGACAAGACCCCACCGGCAAAGCCAATCGTCAATGAAGTCACCGACGCAAATGAGGTTCTAACGGGGAAGGCGGAACCTTGGGGAACCGTCCAAGTGAAAATAGCCGGTAAACTGCTTGACACCACACCTGTGGATGGGCACGGTGACTTCGAGTTTGTGTTCCCGTGGGTGAATCATACTCCTTTACAGCCCGCGGGCACCGAACTAAGCGTGACAGCCCTTGATAGAGAAGGAAATGAAAGTGAACCAACCGTGGTGGTGGTGAAGGATGCGACTCCGCCAAAGGGGCCGTACATATACCTGGTTACGGACCAAGATACGCAAATAAGTGGGTGGACTGACAGTGTAGCAACGATAGAGGTGAAGGCGGACGACGTTCTTTTAGGCTCTACCACCTGTGAAAAAAATGTCACCTTCAGCATACCAATTCCGCAGCAAAAAGCAGGGACTATATTAAAAATCACAGCTACGGATCTGGCCGGAAACGTCAGTGTTACACAAAAAACGGTACTAGACAGAACCCCGCCTGAACAACCGCATGTCAAAAAGGTAACCGATCAGGATACAGTCGTTACGGGAGAAGCGGAGGCAGGTTCAAGAATAGACGTGGAAGGAAATACGGTGCTTGGAACAGCAATTACAGGAACAGACGGAAAATTCTCCGTGACCATTCCACGACAAGAGGCAGACACGCAATTAGCTATTTATGCGTGGGATGCAGCCGGAAATCGAAGCCCAATAGAATATGTGAGGGTAGCCGACGGCACACCGCCACTGCCGCCGGTCGTCAATGAAGTCAGCGATATGGATACCGTTGTCAACGGCAAGGCAGAGATCTATTCGACGGTGGAAGTGAAGGTAAACGGTGTGGTAATAGGGTCAACTATGACCTATCACGATCAATTTTCCGTGAACATCCCTTCACAACCAGCGGGCACGGAACTAACCATCACGGCAACGGACAGGCTTGGAAACGTGAGTCCTGCAGCCACCGTAACGGTTGTTAAAAGCAAACCGGTCCTCATGGGCTGGGTAGAAGAAAACGGCAAGATGTATTACTATGATCCCGTCACCCATGTGAAAAAGACAGGCTGGTTCACTGTTGGGATGTCCAAGTATTTCTTTGACTTAACAACGGGCACTATGCAGGTCGGATGGATGAAAGAAGGAGCCACTTGGTACTACTTCCGCGACGATGGGGAAATGGTGACGGGCTGGGTCCTGGATAGAGGCACTCGTTACTACCTAAATAGCAGTGGAGCGATGCAGACAGGCTGGGTCAAAGATGGCACGGGCTGGTTCTTTTTCAACAACAGTGGGGCGATGCAAACCGGCTGGTTGAAGGTTGGAAAGGTCTGGTACTATCTGAACAGCAATGGTTCAATGCAAACGGGCTGGCTATGGTGGGGTAAAGGCTGGTACTACTTCAAAGGGAGCGGCGCGATGGCCACCGGCTGGGCGAAGGTCGGCGCAACGTGGTACTACTTCAACAGCAGCGGGACAATGGTCACAGGTTGGTTAAAAAGCGGCCGCCAGTGGTATTACCTCAATAGTAGCGGAGCCATGGTAACCGGCTGGGCGAAAATCGCAGGAAAGTCTTACTACTTTTATAGTAATGGTGTGTTGAAATAA
- a CDS encoding DUF805 domain-containing protein: MQWFLKALQNYAVFNGRARRKEYWFFVLFVGIISIVLTVLMEATNSWATIILALVFYVAIIIPSIAVTVRRLHDIGRSGWWYLLSLVPLGNLVILIFTLLESQPEANQWGPNPLEKSL; this comes from the coding sequence ATGCAATGGTTTTTGAAGGCGTTACAGAATTACGCCGTGTTTAACGGCCGGGCAAGACGGAAGGAATATTGGTTTTTTGTTTTGTTCGTAGGGATTATTTCAATCGTGCTTACAGTATTAATGGAAGCGACTAATTCATGGGCAACAATCATCCTCGCTCTTGTTTTTTATGTAGCAATCATCATTCCATCCATCGCCGTCACTGTGCGCAGACTGCACGATATTGGCCGTAGCGGCTGGTGGTATTTACTTAGCTTAGTTCCGCTTGGCAACTTAGTTATCCTTATCTTCACATTACTAGAAAGCCAACCAGAAGCGAACCAATGGGGTCCAAACCCGTTAGAGAAGAGCTTATAA
- a CDS encoding Ig-like domain-containing protein produces the protein MGKRIILSIIALMLCIPGLGLTVGATPAAASAEEPILDYLESASVSQTEANVGDTITIKAKLNVSADFLRGVRAHLSGATEKVVDLAYKAGEDRWVGTYQIRPYDHQGKWNLSFYIETKEGGWGEPKTDQSITVTNPNEDRALPVANSITLDPQTVKAGEPFQIRAKISDNSGVASVKADFNKDGVTWFGPKLTYDSSKDEWTVPYTFNTNTVPGDWELELTITDVASNVSTVTKAFQLTNPNLDTVAPTFKSLTISKEVVTHSEQLKVQADISDDNSGIAFAEVRFEFIDLTHYYSFALVKNPSTGLWETTINVPSYFETGTFNVYLQVEDKAGNAIFPRNGQRLQVYVAKPTVNKVSDKDTYVSGTGEPGFTIEVKAGDTLLGSAVVGGDRKFSVKIPTQKEGTQISVGTIDSYGTKSVPAYVTVEKAKPSGWVNQAGKWYYYDPATFALKTGWFKVGTTWYYANSSGVMQTGWIKLGTTWYYLTSSGAMKTGWLQLGKTWYYFNGSGAMVTGWLKSGTTWYYFNGSGAMVTGWVKIGSKSYYFYSSGALR, from the coding sequence TTGGGCAAGCGAATTATTCTATCGATCATCGCCTTGATGCTATGCATTCCGGGCTTGGGGCTGACAGTTGGCGCAACGCCGGCCGCGGCATCTGCAGAAGAACCAATACTAGACTATCTCGAAAGCGCCTCCGTTTCACAAACTGAAGCGAACGTAGGGGATACGATTACGATTAAAGCAAAATTAAATGTCTCGGCCGACTTCCTTCGAGGTGTTCGGGCACACTTATCAGGTGCCACCGAAAAGGTAGTGGACTTGGCTTACAAAGCGGGCGAAGACAGATGGGTCGGCACCTACCAAATCAGGCCGTATGATCATCAAGGGAAATGGAACCTCTCCTTCTATATTGAGACAAAAGAGGGAGGATGGGGAGAGCCGAAAACGGACCAATCCATCACGGTGACCAACCCGAACGAGGACCGGGCACTACCGGTCGCGAACAGCATTACTCTCGATCCGCAAACGGTCAAAGCAGGCGAGCCGTTCCAGATTCGAGCGAAAATCTCCGATAACTCCGGGGTAGCGTCTGTTAAGGCAGATTTTAATAAGGATGGGGTAACATGGTTCGGTCCGAAGTTGACGTACGACAGCAGCAAGGACGAATGGACGGTGCCATACACCTTTAATACCAACACGGTTCCCGGGGACTGGGAGCTCGAATTGACAATTACAGACGTGGCGAGCAACGTATCGACGGTAACGAAAGCATTTCAGCTTACGAATCCCAATCTAGACACCGTTGCTCCAACATTTAAAAGCTTAACGATTAGCAAAGAAGTGGTGACGCACAGCGAACAACTAAAGGTACAGGCTGATATCAGCGATGACAATTCCGGCATCGCGTTCGCCGAAGTCAGATTCGAATTCATTGATTTAACTCATTACTATAGTTTCGCTCTTGTGAAAAATCCATCCACAGGGCTGTGGGAAACGACAATCAATGTCCCGTCGTACTTTGAGACGGGCACCTTTAACGTGTATCTTCAAGTAGAAGATAAAGCAGGAAATGCCATTTTTCCAAGAAACGGCCAAAGGTTGCAGGTCTATGTGGCAAAGCCAACCGTTAACAAGGTATCCGATAAAGATACTTATGTCAGCGGGACAGGCGAACCAGGCTTCACGATTGAAGTGAAAGCGGGCGATACACTGCTCGGATCTGCGGTGGTTGGAGGCGACAGAAAGTTCAGCGTGAAGATTCCAACTCAAAAAGAGGGCACCCAAATATCTGTAGGCACCATCGACAGCTACGGTACGAAGAGCGTGCCTGCCTATGTGACGGTGGAAAAAGCGAAGCCGTCCGGCTGGGTGAACCAAGCCGGCAAATGGTACTACTATGACCCTGCCACTTTCGCTTTGAAGACAGGCTGGTTCAAGGTCGGTACCACCTGGTACTATGCGAACTCAAGCGGCGTGATGCAGACGGGTTGGATTAAGCTAGGGACCACTTGGTATTACCTGACTTCGAGCGGCGCGATGAAAACGGGCTGGCTGCAACTCGGTAAGACGTGGTACTACTTTAACGGCAGCGGCGCCATGGTTACCGGCTGGCTGAAGAGCGGAACGACATGGTATTACTTCAATGGAAGCGGCGCGATGGTCACCGGCTGGGTAAAAATCGGCAGCAAATCGTACTATTTTTATAGTAGCGGCGCGTTAAGATAG
- a CDS encoding VOC family protein gives MKIYETHVNTRNLEQSIAFYQSLGLELAYVIEERRVAFFWLGEAGTKEQMLGVWEEPAETFTPSHFAFAVPLDELLKIPSFLEKRGIELRPSFGLDASEPVVHTWMPAASYYFADPDGNSLEYLALLEGEAKPELGVVHLSEWQRVCAES, from the coding sequence ATGAAAATCTATGAAACGCATGTAAACACAAGGAATTTAGAACAATCTATCGCATTCTATCAATCACTGGGGCTGGAGCTTGCCTACGTCATTGAAGAGCGACGCGTCGCATTTTTCTGGCTCGGGGAAGCCGGCACAAAAGAGCAGATGCTCGGCGTATGGGAGGAGCCCGCTGAAACATTCACGCCATCACACTTCGCCTTCGCGGTGCCGCTCGACGAGTTGCTGAAGATACCTTCCTTTTTAGAAAAAAGAGGAATCGAGCTCCGTCCGTCGTTCGGGCTAGATGCCTCAGAACCAGTGGTCCACACCTGGATGCCCGCCGCGTCCTACTATTTCGCGGACCCGGACGGCAACTCGCTTGAATACTTGGCGTTGCTGGAAGGGGAGGCCAAACCGGAACTTGGCGTGGTTCACTTGAGCGAGTGGCAACGGGTGTGTGCCGAGTCATGA
- a CDS encoding IS256 family transposase has product MTQLQFTLDMEVLKDSVMNSNIDTVIKSAIVLVLNEFMEKERDDYLQTSPYERSDERHDYRNGYYERELTMSIGKIKLKVPRTRNGEFSPSVFEKYARCDQALVLSMLEMVINGVSTRKVTHIVEQLCGESISKSFVSSLTQKLDPIVNDWAKRPLNTVYFPFVFVDAMYIKVREHQRVVSKAVYIATALTEKNKREILGLSVDHAESYESWSNFFKQLKSRGLQSPKLVISDAHQGLQKAIQREFIGTTWQRCNVHFKRNIIEKLPKKDSAEIRLMIKRVFEAVTIDDIRTFKDELMSKFGDNPKYEKALDVLDKGFEDTIQYMNHPESIRPHIRSTNSLERLNQEVRRREKVIRIFPNTQSAFRLVGAVLMHYQDTIYAKKKSL; this is encoded by the coding sequence ATGACTCAGTTACAGTTTACCCTAGATATGGAAGTTTTAAAAGATTCTGTTATGAATTCAAACATTGATACCGTTATTAAATCGGCTATTGTTTTGGTTTTAAATGAATTTATGGAAAAAGAAAGAGATGACTACTTACAAACTTCTCCTTACGAGCGGTCTGATGAGCGTCATGACTACCGTAATGGATATTATGAACGCGAATTGACAATGAGTATTGGGAAGATAAAACTCAAGGTTCCAAGAACTCGTAATGGTGAATTCTCACCTTCGGTCTTTGAAAAATACGCTCGCTGTGATCAGGCTTTAGTCCTTTCTATGCTCGAGATGGTCATTAATGGTGTCTCTACAAGAAAGGTCACTCATATTGTAGAGCAGCTTTGTGGTGAAAGTATCTCTAAATCGTTTGTTTCATCACTCACTCAAAAGTTAGATCCAATTGTTAATGATTGGGCTAAAAGACCTTTAAACACAGTCTATTTTCCTTTTGTTTTTGTAGATGCAATGTATATAAAAGTACGTGAACATCAACGTGTCGTCTCTAAAGCAGTTTATATTGCCACAGCTCTTACTGAAAAAAACAAGCGTGAAATATTGGGATTAAGTGTAGATCACGCTGAAAGCTATGAAAGTTGGAGTAATTTCTTTAAACAACTTAAATCACGGGGCCTTCAATCCCCGAAACTTGTTATATCTGACGCTCATCAGGGTCTACAAAAAGCTATACAGCGTGAATTTATCGGGACTACTTGGCAAAGATGCAATGTACATTTTAAACGTAATATTATTGAAAAACTCCCTAAAAAGGATTCAGCTGAAATTCGCTTAATGATTAAACGTGTGTTTGAAGCTGTCACAATAGACGATATTAGAACATTTAAGGATGAACTAATGAGTAAGTTTGGAGATAACCCTAAATATGAAAAAGCACTCGATGTATTAGATAAAGGTTTCGAAGATACCATTCAATACATGAATCATCCAGAATCCATTCGTCCTCATATTAGAAGTACTAACTCTCTTGAGCGATTAAATCAAGAAGTACGTAGAAGGGAAAAAGTTATACGTATTTTTCCAAACACCCAATCAGCTTTCCGTCTAGTAGGGGCTGTTTTAATGCACTATCAAGACACGATATACGCTAAGAAAAAATCACTATAG
- a CDS encoding CBO0543 family protein, which translates to MVLLVITVIGSILGIIFIPKRLSALEMYTTSLFASLLAANADVFLDVKMDYYGFFKKGADWAYLPILIFVYPAANILFLNFYPFKKSRTKKVIYFASWTILTTAYEYLALLTETFYHNEWKLSYSFICYPILYWILLVNLRLIRLLAKNHRKW; encoded by the coding sequence ATGGTTTTATTGGTTATTACCGTCATCGGTTCAATTCTTGGAATCATTTTTATCCCGAAGCGGCTATCAGCATTGGAGATGTATACAACTTCACTTTTTGCGTCTCTCCTTGCAGCAAATGCAGATGTGTTTTTAGATGTAAAGATGGACTATTACGGCTTTTTCAAAAAGGGAGCCGACTGGGCATACTTGCCGATTCTCATCTTCGTCTATCCGGCAGCAAACATCCTTTTCTTAAATTTCTATCCGTTTAAAAAAAGTCGCACAAAAAAAGTAATTTACTTTGCCAGTTGGACCATCCTTACCACAGCATATGAATACCTCGCCTTACTTACTGAAACTTTCTATCACAACGAGTGGAAGCTCAGTTATTCCTTCATTTGCTACCCGATCCTTTATTGGATTTTGCTCGTAAACTTGCGATTAATCAGGCTGCTAGCAAAAAATCATAGAAAATGGTGA